A genomic segment from Antedon mediterranea chromosome 6, ecAntMedi1.1, whole genome shotgun sequence encodes:
- the LOC140051735 gene encoding stearoyl-CoA desaturase 5-like, whose product MAPSPNEAIVHHAIFKDDAMKELLFDQVTEEDQPTPRDYEVVWLNVIIMALIHVAAVYGLSLIGQCELMTLMWSTFLWFWTEVGVTAGSHRLWAHRSYKAKWPLRLLLAVLTLTAHQNSIFEWSRDHRVHHKFSETDADPHNAKRGFFFSHVGWLLVKKHPDVIKSGQKIDLSDLTNDPIVKYQHKYYFVMMPLFCFIIPSLVSTLWGDTVWNGYFVAGVLRYVLSLNCTWLVNSAAHIWGNRPYDENINPAENIFVAGLTVGEGWHNYHHTFPQDYRAGELGWRVNPTTIFLDFMAKLGLAYDLKTVSPAVIKARIERTGDQKLRNIGDKHD is encoded by the exons ATGGCTCCAAGCCCAAATGAAGCGATTGTACATCACGCCATTTTCAAAGATGACGCAATGAAGGAACTTTTGTTTGACCAAGTTACAGAAGAAGATCAACCTACACCACGTGACTATGAAGTGGTTTGGCTGAACGTAATTATCATGGCACTGATTCATGTAGCTGCAGTTTATGGTCTGTCGCTGATTGGACAATGTGAACTGATGACGCTAATGTGGA GTACATTTCTATGGTTTTGGACAGAGGTTGGTGTAACAGCGGGATCACACAGACTGTGGGCACATCGCAGTTACAAGGCTAAGTGGCCCCTTCGCCTATTGTTAGCTGTACTTACTCTTACGGCACATCAG AATAGCATATTTGAATGGTCACGTGATCATCGGGTTCATCACAAATTTTCTGAGACGGACGCTGATCCTCACAACGCAAAGCGTGGATTTTTCTTCTCTCACGTCGGTTGGCTTCTGGTGAAAAAACACCCTGATGTGATCAAAAGCGGTCAGAAAATTGATCTCTCAGATTTGACAAACGATCCTATCGTAAAATATCAACACAA GTATTACTTTGTTATGATGCCCCTGTTTTGTTTCATCATACCGAGTTTAGTTTCAACGCTATGGGGTGACACTGTATGGAATGGGTACTTCGTTGCTGGGGTATTGCGCTACGTGTTGTCATTGAATTGCACGTGGCTGGTCAATAGTGCTGCCCACATTTGGGGCAATAGACCATATGATGA GAATATTAACCCGGCAGAGAACATATTTGTAGCTGGTCTAACAGTTGGCGAGGGCTGGCACAACTACCATCACACATTTCCTCAAGACTACCGCGCTGGAGAACTCGGCTGGCGCGTAAACCCCACTACGATATTTCTAGACTTCATGGCTAAACTTGGCCTAGCTTACGATTTAAAAACTGTAAGCCCAGCAGTAATAAAGGCAAGAATAGAAAGAACTGGCGATCAGAAATTACGAAACATTGGAGATAAGCACGACTGA
- the LOC140051567 gene encoding uncharacterized protein isoform X1, with protein MRLATFLNLCLERNDSLLTTESIGRVNSKGFISIEVPGMAKAPTSSDCVSRYNILLDRARKIEVQKLSSIDGCIQFASAMLSKANKLKPHLNDEKFVLYNRICIYIDEKLPSHPLWSSVKKEQKEQLRHVANRAFEHVMSLKKDIVFNIIEENSSKRQNFKTRSKDVSIGTEFKYFNGNRSANLSDDTTESYLCKEEEKQNLNSSQQSENIIPEKDTLGTLIQGNTDQHLHNYNLHSRPQLSAVASCPSGTDNYLILSQELVQRRLSHPPESSLPEKSYAALLPFCSKCVNKTNRISRINCTCMLESNAESHDKETQTTESSVAINLAKRYDAFLLSIGDGDVIGNELLHRLTKNGFRICTLKQNKRLGEDITRSYASLIYNSSYVIAIVSIDLLEDSITSWLLDRAFFETLWRRFSCLLPIVLQGCDLPYAMQNIVSYKIADNNTPDMKTIFEQVCQCLK; from the exons GATTTATTTCAATTGAGGTACCTGGGATGGCCAAAGCACCCACGTCATCGGATTGCGTCTCCCGCTATAACATTCTATTGGATCGTGCTAGAAAGATAGAAGTTCAAAAACTCTCAAGCATTGATGGGTGTATTCAGTTTGCATCTGCCATGTTATCAAAG GCAAACAAGTTGAAGCCACACTTAAACGATgaaaaatttgttttgtataacAGGATTTGTAT ATATATTGACGAAAAACTGCCTAGTCATCCACTTTGGTCCTCTGTGAAAAAAGAACAAAAGGAGCAGTTAAGACAT GTTGCTAACCGTGCATTTGAACATGTGATGTCCCTTAAAAAAGATATAGTATTTAACATTATAGAAGAAAATAGTTCAAAG AGACAAAATTTTAAGACTAGATCAAAAGATGTATCAATTGGGACCGAGTTTAAATACTTCAATGGAAATCGCAGTGCTAACTTATCCGATGACACAACGGAATCATATTTATGTAAAGAAGAGGAGAAACAAAATCTAAATAGTTCTCAGCAGTCTGAAAATATCATTCCGGAAAAAGATACATTAGGTACACTTATCCAGGGAAACACAGATcaacatttacataattacaatttacattCTAGGCCGCAACTAAGTGCTGTTGCTAGTTGCCCAAGCGGTACAGACAATTATTTGATACTTTCTCAAGAACTCGTTCAGAGACGGCTATCACATCCACCAGAATCGAGTCTGCCAGAGAAGAGTTACGCAGCGTTACTGCCATTTTGCTCCAAGTGTGTGAATAAAACTAATAGAATCAGTAGAATAAATTGTACATGTATGTTGGAATCG AACGCCGAATCACATGACAAAGAAACACAAACGACCGAGTCTTCTGTTGCAATTAATTTAGCAAAAAGAT ATGATGCATTTTTGTTATCAATTGGTGATGGTGACGTCATTGGTAACGAGTTACTCCACCGACTTACCAAAAACGGTTTTAGAATATGTACtctgaaacaaaataaacgtTTAGGAGAAGACATCACCAGGAGTTACGCTAgtttaatatataatagtaGTTATGTCATCGCTATAGTTTCTATAGACCTTCTCGAAGATTCAATAACTTCTTGGTTGCTTGACAGAGCTTTTTTCGAGACTCTTTGGCGCAGGTTTAGTTGTCTTTTACCGATTGTATTACAAGGCTGTGATCTTCCATATGCAATGCAGAATATAGTGTCATATAAAATTGCTGATAATAACACTCCAgatatgaaaacaatatttgaacAAGTATGTCAGTGTTTAAAATAA
- the LOC140051567 gene encoding uncharacterized protein isoform X2 yields MAKAPTSSDCVSRYNILLDRARKIEVQKLSSIDGCIQFASAMLSKANKLKPHLNDEKFVLYNRICIYIDEKLPSHPLWSSVKKEQKEQLRHVANRAFEHVMSLKKDIVFNIIEENSSKRQNFKTRSKDVSIGTEFKYFNGNRSANLSDDTTESYLCKEEEKQNLNSSQQSENIIPEKDTLGTLIQGNTDQHLHNYNLHSRPQLSAVASCPSGTDNYLILSQELVQRRLSHPPESSLPEKSYAALLPFCSKCVNKTNRISRINCTCMLESNAESHDKETQTTESSVAINLAKRYDAFLLSIGDGDVIGNELLHRLTKNGFRICTLKQNKRLGEDITRSYASLIYNSSYVIAIVSIDLLEDSITSWLLDRAFFETLWRRFSCLLPIVLQGCDLPYAMQNIVSYKIADNNTPDMKTIFEQVCQCLK; encoded by the exons ATGGCCAAAGCACCCACGTCATCGGATTGCGTCTCCCGCTATAACATTCTATTGGATCGTGCTAGAAAGATAGAAGTTCAAAAACTCTCAAGCATTGATGGGTGTATTCAGTTTGCATCTGCCATGTTATCAAAG GCAAACAAGTTGAAGCCACACTTAAACGATgaaaaatttgttttgtataacAGGATTTGTAT ATATATTGACGAAAAACTGCCTAGTCATCCACTTTGGTCCTCTGTGAAAAAAGAACAAAAGGAGCAGTTAAGACAT GTTGCTAACCGTGCATTTGAACATGTGATGTCCCTTAAAAAAGATATAGTATTTAACATTATAGAAGAAAATAGTTCAAAG AGACAAAATTTTAAGACTAGATCAAAAGATGTATCAATTGGGACCGAGTTTAAATACTTCAATGGAAATCGCAGTGCTAACTTATCCGATGACACAACGGAATCATATTTATGTAAAGAAGAGGAGAAACAAAATCTAAATAGTTCTCAGCAGTCTGAAAATATCATTCCGGAAAAAGATACATTAGGTACACTTATCCAGGGAAACACAGATcaacatttacataattacaatttacattCTAGGCCGCAACTAAGTGCTGTTGCTAGTTGCCCAAGCGGTACAGACAATTATTTGATACTTTCTCAAGAACTCGTTCAGAGACGGCTATCACATCCACCAGAATCGAGTCTGCCAGAGAAGAGTTACGCAGCGTTACTGCCATTTTGCTCCAAGTGTGTGAATAAAACTAATAGAATCAGTAGAATAAATTGTACATGTATGTTGGAATCG AACGCCGAATCACATGACAAAGAAACACAAACGACCGAGTCTTCTGTTGCAATTAATTTAGCAAAAAGAT ATGATGCATTTTTGTTATCAATTGGTGATGGTGACGTCATTGGTAACGAGTTACTCCACCGACTTACCAAAAACGGTTTTAGAATATGTACtctgaaacaaaataaacgtTTAGGAGAAGACATCACCAGGAGTTACGCTAgtttaatatataatagtaGTTATGTCATCGCTATAGTTTCTATAGACCTTCTCGAAGATTCAATAACTTCTTGGTTGCTTGACAGAGCTTTTTTCGAGACTCTTTGGCGCAGGTTTAGTTGTCTTTTACCGATTGTATTACAAGGCTGTGATCTTCCATATGCAATGCAGAATATAGTGTCATATAAAATTGCTGATAATAACACTCCAgatatgaaaacaatatttgaacAAGTATGTCAGTGTTTAAAATAA